A section of the Symphalangus syndactylus isolate Jambi chromosome 19, NHGRI_mSymSyn1-v2.1_pri, whole genome shotgun sequence genome encodes:
- the MT1HL1 gene encoding metallothionein 1H-like protein 1: MFHCLFSSHLGTPVSPRLASDPNCSCAAGGSCACAGSCKCKKCKCTSCKKSCCSCCPLVCAKCAQGCICKGALEKCSCCA; this comes from the coding sequence ATGTTCCACTgcctcttctcttctcacttgGGAACTCCAGTCTCACCTCGGCTTGCAAGTGACCCCAACTGCTCCTGCGCCGCTGGTGGCTCCTGCGCCTGCGCCGGCTCCTGCAAGTGCAAAAAGTGCAAATGCACCTCCTGCAAGAAGAGCTGCTGCTCCTGTTGCCCCCTGGTCTGTGCCAAGTGTGCCCAGGGATGCATCTGCAAAGGGGCTTTGGAAAAGTGCAGCTGCTGTGCCTGA